A region from the Desulfitobacterium dehalogenans ATCC 51507 genome encodes:
- a CDS encoding YdcF family protein has translation MVKRSWGSRICIMVGIVGILDTIIVTALKGGVNLGTILPAGAGGLFLLWGLWGNEFKKRLLKERYPWLRKLIRWGIVLLLGSFFMIEGLLLWNTEDTIPEHGEVLIILGAGLNGDQLSWTLWERVNKGVEILEENPQMKVVVSGGQGPGEWVPEAEAMAQYLMGQGIAPERILKETRSTSTMENFRFSRFVLDQVEGFDPAEPVLVITSDFHMFRSKILAGRNGLNPVGVPCSTPWYIRPNAYLREYFAVVKSILFDW, from the coding sequence ATGGTGAAGAGAAGCTGGGGTTCCCGGATCTGCATCATGGTAGGGATCGTCGGGATTCTCGATACAATCATCGTGACTGCTCTTAAGGGAGGGGTCAATCTGGGGACCATCCTACCCGCGGGGGCGGGAGGTTTGTTCTTGCTATGGGGATTATGGGGTAATGAGTTTAAAAAAAGACTTTTAAAAGAGCGGTATCCATGGTTGCGCAAGCTAATCCGTTGGGGAATAGTCCTGTTGCTTGGCTCCTTTTTCATGATTGAGGGGCTACTGCTTTGGAATACAGAGGATACCATACCCGAGCATGGAGAAGTTTTGATCATCCTGGGAGCGGGTCTGAATGGGGACCAACTTTCCTGGACACTTTGGGAAAGGGTGAATAAGGGGGTAGAGATTTTAGAAGAAAATCCTCAGATGAAGGTCGTGGTTTCCGGCGGACAAGGACCGGGAGAATGGGTTCCAGAGGCTGAAGCTATGGCTCAATACTTGATGGGACAGGGAATTGCCCCGGAACGAATACTAAAAGAAACTCGTTCCACCAGTACGATGGAGAATTTCCGGTTTTCCCGTTTTGTACTTGATCAGGTAGAGGGCTTCGATCCAGCTGAACCGGTACTGGTGATCACCAGTGACTTTCATATGTTTCGTTCCAAAATTTTAGCCGGGCGCAATGGGCTGAATCCTGTGGGGGTACCTTGCTCTACCCCTTGGTATATCAGACCCAATGCTTATCTTCGCGAGTATTTTGCTGTGGTGAAGTCCATTCTCTTTGACTGGTAA
- a CDS encoding alpha/beta hydrolase, giving the protein MLPPNPKAVVVISHGYAEHSSFYVQFMEFLAEHGYGAYALDHRGHGRSEAERGHLDQFEVFLEDLDVFVDYVQGLHPTLPLFMFGHSMGGLISFNYGILHPEKLQGQVFSGAALDRPAGTETIPAFLFKFLNVVLKWFKIRPKLSGKTTRNMEVRKISDGDPLVLKYATLGFFYQFACRGVAFAQEKADHYRLPCLMLHGTDDQIVSYKVSQRIFPRISSRDKTLKLYEGLYHELIHEPEREEVLADIVGWLDQRVNSGGEVG; this is encoded by the coding sequence ATGCTCCCCCCAAATCCTAAGGCTGTGGTAGTGATCAGCCATGGCTATGCGGAGCATTCGAGCTTTTATGTTCAGTTTATGGAGTTTTTAGCTGAGCATGGCTATGGAGCTTATGCTTTGGATCATCGGGGCCATGGGCGTTCAGAGGCTGAACGAGGTCATTTGGACCAGTTTGAGGTGTTCTTAGAGGATCTGGATGTCTTCGTGGATTATGTTCAGGGGCTTCATCCCACACTCCCTCTTTTTATGTTTGGTCATAGTATGGGAGGCTTAATCAGTTTTAACTACGGAATTCTCCACCCAGAAAAATTACAGGGACAGGTTTTCAGCGGAGCCGCCTTGGATAGGCCTGCGGGGACGGAAACTATTCCCGCCTTTCTCTTCAAATTTTTGAATGTAGTGCTCAAGTGGTTCAAGATCCGTCCTAAATTGAGCGGCAAGACAACCCGGAATATGGAGGTGCGCAAAATTTCCGATGGGGATCCTTTAGTTTTGAAGTATGCAACCCTTGGTTTTTTCTATCAGTTTGCCTGCCGAGGGGTGGCCTTTGCACAGGAAAAAGCCGACCATTACCGGTTGCCCTGCCTCATGCTCCACGGAACCGATGATCAGATCGTTTCCTATAAGGTCTCCCAAAGGATATTCCCTAGGATTTCCTCCCGGGATAAGACCCTCAAGCTTTATGAGGGGCTTTATCATGAACTGATCCATGAGCCGGAGCGGGAAGAAGTCCTGGCGGATATCGTGGGCTGGTTGGATCAGAGGGTGAATAGTGGGGGAGAAGTCGGTTAA
- a CDS encoding response regulator transcription factor, producing MVNILVVDDNESIRRLMKTYLIRDGYNVFIAADGLEALDLLAQEHIDLIILDIMMPHMDGYTLAKELRALQYNLPLLMITAKETIEDKKKGFAVGTDDYMVKPIDFDEMLLRVAALLRRAKISNENKIVIGDITLDYETLTVTTKTETIMLPQKEFYLLFKLLSYSKRIFTRQELMDEIWGFDSDTDERTVDVHIKRLREKFDKYEEFKIITVRGLGYKVEKF from the coding sequence ATGGTCAATATATTAGTCGTTGATGATAACGAGAGTATCCGAAGGCTCATGAAAACCTATTTGATTCGTGATGGCTACAATGTGTTTATTGCTGCCGATGGATTAGAAGCTTTGGACTTATTGGCTCAAGAGCATATTGATCTTATCATTTTAGATATCATGATGCCCCATATGGATGGTTATACCTTGGCCAAGGAACTGAGAGCATTGCAGTATAACCTACCGCTGCTCATGATTACGGCTAAAGAAACCATCGAAGATAAGAAAAAAGGTTTCGCAGTGGGAACCGATGACTATATGGTCAAACCTATTGATTTTGATGAAATGCTGCTTCGGGTAGCGGCTTTGCTTCGTCGGGCCAAAATTTCCAATGAGAATAAAATTGTGATCGGCGACATCACCCTTGATTATGAGACATTAACAGTAACGACGAAGACAGAAACCATTATGCTTCCCCAAAAGGAGTTTTACTTATTATTTAAACTACTGAGTTATTCTAAAAGAATCTTTACACGGCAGGAGTTAATGGATGAAATATGGGGGTTTGATAGCGATACCGATGAACGAACAGTTGATGTTCATATTAAAAGGCTTCGGGAGAAGTTCGATAAATATGAAGAGTTCAAAATCATCACGGTGAGGGGACTGGGCTATAAGGTGGAAAAGTTTTAA
- a CDS encoding efflux RND transporter periplasmic adaptor subunit, with translation MSKKRNTKFKWIVTGMIAVVIVGVAMTALMKPAPLAYESVVAKTGDITTYYSFSGNVETKDRQTVTADKMMQVSEIKVKEGDLVEEGTVLIKTTSGEEIKAKIRGEVAHLNVDEKAQVMAGTQLLEVVDYDNLEIQVKVDEYDIASLDKGKEASIKIGAINKEIKGKIRSISKEGQIINGVTFFTATIDLEKAENIRIGMSAEVKVVSNEVKGVITLPMTAIQFDENNKPYVFKNGEKDTVVKADIETGINDGTTVEVKSGVVSEEKILYKKAAATLGTDFSRGGMNRPGGEE, from the coding sequence ATGAGCAAAAAAAGAAACACTAAGTTCAAATGGATAGTAACCGGTATGATAGCTGTGGTTATCGTTGGAGTAGCAATGACCGCTTTAATGAAACCTGCCCCCTTAGCCTATGAAAGTGTGGTTGCTAAAACTGGGGACATCACCACCTATTACTCTTTTTCCGGGAATGTGGAAACAAAAGACCGTCAGACTGTGACTGCTGATAAGATGATGCAAGTCTCGGAAATCAAAGTAAAAGAAGGAGATTTGGTTGAAGAGGGAACCGTCTTAATCAAAACCACATCAGGAGAGGAAATTAAAGCCAAAATCCGCGGTGAAGTTGCTCATCTTAATGTGGATGAGAAGGCCCAGGTTATGGCAGGTACCCAATTATTAGAAGTAGTCGATTATGATAACCTTGAAATTCAGGTTAAGGTCGATGAATACGACATTGCCTCCTTAGACAAAGGTAAAGAAGCATCCATCAAAATCGGGGCAATAAACAAAGAAATCAAAGGAAAGATCCGCTCCATTTCAAAAGAGGGACAGATTATCAATGGAGTAACTTTCTTCACAGCAACCATCGATCTTGAAAAAGCTGAAAATATTCGTATCGGCATGTCGGCAGAGGTGAAGGTGGTAAGTAATGAAGTTAAGGGTGTCATTACCTTGCCCATGACGGCGATTCAATTTGATGAGAATAACAAGCCCTACGTTTTTAAAAATGGGGAAAAGGATACTGTGGTAAAGGCTGATATAGAGACAGGAATCAATGATGGCACAACGGTCGAAGTCAAAAGCGGTGTTGTCAGTGAAGAAAAGATTCTTTATAAAAAAGCTGCTGCCACGCTAGGGACGGATTTCTCCAGAGGAGGGATGAATAGACCTGGAGGTGAGGAGTAA
- a CDS encoding sensor histidine kinase, producing the protein MKKRFYLKSIYTKFALIFLGIWWFLNSLTFWIVMGIMRNSAFTELAIDRMEFFAEFQRIRFATGLTFQISAVTGTIIILLAVRRIVKPIQLISEASKEVAKGNFNTQVNIKRNDEIGRLAADFNLMAKELRSIDTIHKDFVSNVSHEFKTPITSIKGFAKLIQEGQLSEEQLKEYSDTIVNESERLSLLSSNLLRLSELDGKSIREQGTKFALDEQLRKSILILEGDWTKKNIDFDIDLERITYWGDEHLLQQVWLNLIQNAIKFSHQNGVIRVSLQRQDGGIRVDIADQGKGISAADKEHIFDRFYKADKSRSREGNGLGLAIVKRIIELSGGRVSVESELDEGSIFTVELPCRL; encoded by the coding sequence ATGAAAAAACGTTTCTATTTAAAATCGATTTACACGAAATTTGCACTTATATTCTTGGGAATTTGGTGGTTCTTAAATTCCCTAACCTTTTGGATTGTCATGGGAATCATGAGAAATAGTGCTTTTACGGAATTGGCTATAGATCGCATGGAGTTTTTCGCAGAATTTCAGAGGATACGGTTTGCCACCGGGTTAACTTTTCAAATTAGTGCAGTGACCGGCACAATCATTATTTTATTAGCGGTAAGAAGAATCGTAAAACCAATTCAGCTTATTTCCGAAGCCTCTAAAGAGGTGGCCAAGGGTAACTTTAATACCCAAGTGAATATAAAACGTAACGATGAAATTGGGCGATTAGCTGCGGATTTTAATCTAATGGCCAAGGAACTTAGGAGCATCGACACGATTCATAAGGATTTCGTCTCTAATGTTTCCCATGAATTTAAAACACCCATTACTTCGATCAAGGGGTTCGCTAAACTCATTCAAGAAGGGCAATTATCCGAGGAGCAACTGAAGGAATATAGCGATACTATTGTGAATGAAAGTGAAAGGTTATCCTTGCTGTCTTCCAATTTATTAAGGCTCTCCGAACTTGACGGTAAAAGTATCCGCGAACAAGGGACGAAGTTCGCGTTGGATGAACAATTAAGGAAATCCATTTTGATTCTGGAAGGGGATTGGACAAAGAAAAATATTGATTTTGACATTGACCTGGAAAGGATAACCTACTGGGGAGATGAGCATCTGCTTCAGCAGGTATGGCTTAATCTTATTCAAAATGCCATAAAGTTTTCCCATCAAAATGGGGTTATTCGGGTGAGTCTCCAGAGACAGGATGGCGGCATCCGGGTGGATATCGCGGATCAGGGAAAAGGCATCTCCGCTGCAGATAAGGAGCATATTTTTGACCGTTTTTATAAGGCAGACAAATCCCGCTCCAGAGAAGGAAATGGCTTGGGCCTAGCCATAGTGAAGAGAATCATTGAGCTTTCCGGTGGGAGAGTATCCGTGGAAAGCGAATTGGACGAAGGATCGATATTTACAGTGGAGCTGCCATGTAGGTTATGA
- a CDS encoding ABC transporter permease has translation MLLESIKMSYENIVRNKLRSFLTMLGIVIGVASIIALITIVQGATNSISNQVTELGANKIIVNVMGTPLKQGLNDEDLRNISQVENISGVSPTISGKTGIITDGKVLENVTVQGKNEVYFQTDSSLLQSGRPINVLDLASKNQVAIIGSDIVNELYYGVDPIGKELVVNGTTYSVIGTLKASSGFSMGSNNDSVVIPYTTALRSLGVKNISSLDVFLEDATLADDTVTEIKGVLHPAFNYKDDAYTIFNMGDMIESFETMMSMMSMLLAGIAGISLVVGGIGIMNMMLVSITERTMEIGLRKALGATPNRIQLQFVIESIFLSIVGGVIGLVLGALIAYGASLLIGTEFAISIATIALAVGFSGVVGIVFGYAPARKASRLNPIDALRSL, from the coding sequence GTGCTGCTTGAAAGTATAAAAATGTCTTATGAAAACATTGTTAGAAATAAACTACGTTCCTTTTTAACAATGCTGGGAATCGTCATCGGAGTGGCATCGATTATCGCCTTGATTACTATTGTTCAGGGGGCAACCAACAGTATCAGCAATCAGGTTACGGAGCTTGGCGCAAATAAAATCATAGTCAATGTCATGGGAACTCCGCTGAAACAGGGGCTTAATGATGAAGATCTAAGGAACATTTCTCAAGTCGAAAATATAAGTGGTGTATCCCCAACGATTTCGGGAAAGACTGGAATTATCACCGACGGCAAGGTCCTTGAGAACGTAACCGTTCAGGGTAAAAATGAGGTTTACTTTCAAACGGATTCCAGCTTGCTGCAAAGTGGAAGGCCCATCAATGTTTTGGACTTAGCGAGCAAAAACCAAGTTGCGATTATTGGCAGTGATATTGTCAATGAGCTCTATTACGGGGTGGACCCTATCGGTAAAGAGCTGGTTGTGAACGGGACAACCTATTCTGTAATTGGCACCCTTAAGGCCTCGAGCGGATTTAGTATGGGTTCCAATAATGACTCGGTGGTCATCCCCTATACAACGGCTTTGCGTAGTTTAGGGGTAAAGAATATTTCCAGTTTAGATGTATTTCTGGAGGATGCGACCCTGGCTGACGATACGGTAACGGAAATCAAAGGGGTACTCCATCCGGCTTTTAACTATAAGGATGATGCTTACACTATTTTCAATATGGGAGATATGATTGAATCCTTTGAAACGATGATGTCCATGATGTCGATGCTCCTTGCCGGAATTGCGGGGATATCCCTGGTGGTGGGCGGTATTGGCATTATGAATATGATGCTGGTATCCATCACTGAGCGAACGATGGAAATTGGTTTGCGCAAAGCTTTAGGAGCCACACCAAACAGAATTCAGCTGCAATTTGTGATCGAGTCAATATTCCTGTCCATCGTCGGTGGCGTTATAGGATTAGTGCTGGGAGCTCTTATTGCTTACGGTGCATCCCTATTGATTGGAACAGAATTCGCTATTTCGATCGCAACGATTGCGCTTGCGGTAGGGTTCTCTGGTGTAGTGGGAATTGTCTTTGGATATGCTCCGGCAAGGAAAGCAAGTCGACTGAATCCGATTGATGCTCTGCGAAGCTTATAA
- a CDS encoding M48 family metallopeptidase — MPSSLKLGKTIIPYEERKSPRTKRISIRITPEKVRVSAPVRTSKGEIQAFIEKNQEWILENWLKLQETAVKPLRVYETGEKVSYLGKELNLEIMDTPHKMISAFYRKDLETLEIKMPQELQGEQRQEAVREILEKWYKQKARAVYLQKLNFWSCQMGVTYNQFRLKEQKTRWGSCSSLGNINLNWRAIMAPEPVLDYLVIHELSHLLYLNHSPDFWENVARYCPEHAVHRRWLREKGHSLVI, encoded by the coding sequence ATGCCTTCGTCTTTGAAGCTGGGAAAAACGATTATTCCTTATGAAGAAAGAAAAAGCCCTCGGACTAAGCGGATTTCTATACGCATTACGCCGGAAAAGGTCAGAGTATCTGCTCCCGTACGTACCTCCAAGGGTGAAATTCAGGCCTTCATTGAGAAGAATCAGGAGTGGATCTTGGAGAATTGGCTCAAGCTTCAAGAAACGGCGGTCAAGCCCCTGCGGGTGTATGAGACGGGTGAAAAGGTTTCCTATCTGGGGAAAGAGCTGAACCTGGAGATCATGGATACACCTCATAAAATGATCAGTGCCTTTTACAGAAAGGACCTTGAAACCTTAGAGATCAAGATGCCTCAGGAACTTCAGGGAGAGCAGCGGCAAGAGGCTGTTCGGGAGATTCTTGAGAAGTGGTATAAACAGAAGGCCCGGGCGGTGTATCTCCAGAAGCTCAATTTCTGGAGCTGCCAAATGGGAGTAACCTATAACCAGTTCCGCTTAAAAGAGCAAAAAACCCGCTGGGGGAGCTGCTCCAGTCTGGGCAATATCAATCTGAACTGGCGGGCTATCATGGCTCCGGAGCCGGTGCTGGATTATCTGGTGATTCATGAGCTTTCCCATCTTCTCTATCTGAATCATTCACCGGATTTTTGGGAGAATGTAGCCCGTTATTGTCCGGAGCATGCTGTTCATCGCCGATGGCTGCGGGAAAAGGGCCATAGTCTGGTTATTTAA
- a CDS encoding nitroreductase family protein, with amino-acid sequence MNFLELAQKRRSLRSYLPNPVEQEKLEYVLECARLAPSWKNLQCWRFIVVEDEASRQELTTAYAETNPGRKALLQAPLIVVLCGVPSESEVWEGKDYMMLDAGLAMEHLILAAAEQGLGTCWQGLFSEDKVREILKVPENVRVLAMTPLGYPAEERNPRPRKDMSQIVFKGTWGENN; translated from the coding sequence ATGAACTTTCTTGAACTGGCTCAAAAAAGAAGAAGTCTGCGGAGTTATCTCCCGAACCCGGTAGAGCAGGAGAAGCTGGAGTATGTCTTGGAATGCGCCCGTTTGGCTCCCTCCTGGAAAAATCTCCAGTGCTGGCGTTTTATCGTGGTAGAGGATGAGGCCTCACGGCAAGAGCTGACCACGGCCTATGCAGAGACCAACCCCGGACGCAAAGCGTTGCTCCAGGCCCCTCTTATTGTGGTGCTCTGCGGGGTGCCATCGGAGTCCGAGGTCTGGGAAGGCAAGGACTATATGATGCTGGATGCGGGATTGGCCATGGAACATTTGATCCTGGCGGCTGCCGAGCAGGGGCTGGGAACCTGTTGGCAGGGTCTGTTCTCTGAAGATAAGGTGCGGGAGATCCTAAAGGTTCCCGAAAATGTCCGCGTCTTAGCTATGACTCCCTTGGGTTACCCGGCGGAGGAAAGAAATCCAAGACCTCGCAAAGACATGTCGCAGATCGTATTTAAGGGGACCTGGGGAGAAAATAATTAG
- a CDS encoding ABC transporter ATP-binding protein, with product MAEVLKMQNIFKKYIMGEEELEVLHNVNLAVNSGEFLSILGPSGSGKSTMMNIIGCLDVPTAGEYLLSGHNIDDLDETELAAIRNKEIGFVFQNFQLLPRLSALQNVELPLIYAGIPATERKQRAMKMLEQVGLADKMKNLPNQLSGGQQQRVAIARALVTEPTILLADEPTGALDQKTGAQVMELFEELNHEGRTIIMITHDIGIARHAQRVVNILDGYLTEQEV from the coding sequence ATGGCTGAAGTTCTTAAGATGCAAAATATTTTCAAAAAATACATTATGGGTGAGGAAGAGCTGGAGGTCTTGCATAACGTTAATTTAGCGGTGAACTCGGGTGAGTTTCTATCGATACTTGGTCCGTCAGGTTCCGGTAAATCGACGATGATGAATATCATTGGCTGTCTGGATGTACCGACAGCTGGGGAATATCTGCTTTCTGGCCATAATATTGATGATCTGGATGAAACCGAACTGGCCGCCATAAGAAATAAGGAAATTGGCTTTGTCTTCCAGAATTTTCAGCTTTTGCCGCGCTTAAGTGCACTTCAAAATGTAGAACTGCCCTTAATCTATGCGGGCATCCCAGCCACGGAAAGAAAACAAAGGGCAATGAAAATGCTGGAGCAGGTAGGATTAGCCGATAAAATGAAAAATCTGCCGAATCAGCTCTCAGGGGGTCAGCAGCAAAGGGTTGCTATTGCACGGGCACTGGTTACCGAGCCGACGATTCTCCTGGCGGATGAACCCACAGGCGCCTTAGATCAAAAGACGGGCGCTCAGGTCATGGAGCTTTTCGAAGAGCTTAACCATGAAGGAAGAACCATTATTATGATTACTCACGATATCGGTATTGCTCGTCACGCCCAACGAGTTGTCAATATTTTGGATGGTTATTTAACTGAACAGGAGGTGTAA